One genomic segment of Bacteroidota bacterium includes these proteins:
- a CDS encoding 30S ribosomal protein S18, which translates to MASSKNIRFLAAPKLGMMRKKYCRFKKSGIKYIDYKNPEFLLKFVNEQGKILPRRLTGNSLKFQRRVAQAVKRARQIALMPYVTDLYK; encoded by the coding sequence ATGGCTAGTTCAAAAAATATAAGATTCCTCGCTGCCCCTAAATTGGGGATGATGCGCAAGAAATATTGTCGTTTTAAAAAAAGCGGGATAAAATACATTGATTATAAGAACCCTGAGTTCTTATTGAAATTTGTGAATGAGCAAGGTAAAATTTTACCTCGCCGATTAACTGGTAATTCATTGAAGTTCCAACGTCGTGTGGCTCAAGCTGTAAAGCGTGCCCGCCAGATTGCTTTAATGCCTTATGTTACTGATCTTTATAAATAA
- a CDS encoding TolC family protein has translation MFKEKPYHLRWSVVIVFMLFQSSLFSQKSFTLEQCIEYAFANNPILQIVSADTSLSDLDLQRVKGSYIPRADITAAFQYYLAQRNQIIEGGSFFAPDDLPIGEPLAVPSGYNNAWYPNFNLSQLIFDGAYQSSYNLNAQNRILQEQEMWSFRIDLISGIYKAYISCRLFEIQARFLSENIERIDTLTELTKIKYEEGAGIALEVNRVLVTSNRMKSELADVINSFNESLLALQFQMNYLEPDSMILTDAYGIDEIVLNASETMNNLKTSDPNSRIESKIIQTQISLANESISLEKSRYQPSIGAEGSLGFLPASDSFDALFQSERWQPYAYIGLNMYIPVFNGMDVKRAVEQRTIESMQTMHSYTQFINEYENERQTTYFKLKKSVERYSFAEINLRLAENNIDLLEEAFVNGVADNQDMILGENDLYENQARYFNELLLLLLNEIEGTKVLGNFNFRAGIR, from the coding sequence ATGTTTAAAGAAAAACCATATCATTTGCGGTGGTCAGTTGTAATTGTTTTTATGCTGTTTCAATCATCTCTTTTTTCGCAGAAGAGTTTTACACTTGAACAATGTATTGAATATGCTTTTGCAAATAATCCGATTTTACAAATTGTATCTGCGGATACAAGTTTAAGTGATTTGGATTTGCAAAGAGTAAAAGGAAGTTATATTCCCCGAGCGGATATCACTGCTGCATTTCAATATTATCTTGCTCAGCGAAATCAAATTATTGAAGGAGGAAGTTTTTTCGCTCCCGATGATTTACCTATTGGTGAGCCACTTGCCGTTCCCTCCGGTTATAACAATGCATGGTATCCGAATTTTAATTTAAGTCAGCTCATTTTTGATGGCGCTTATCAAAGTAGTTATAATTTAAATGCACAAAACAGAATTCTTCAGGAACAGGAAATGTGGAGTTTCAGAATTGATTTAATCAGTGGAATATATAAAGCATATATCAGTTGCAGATTATTTGAAATACAAGCTCGCTTTCTCAGTGAAAATATTGAGAGGATAGATACTTTAACTGAATTGACTAAAATAAAATATGAGGAAGGTGCCGGCATTGCGTTAGAAGTAAATCGAGTGCTGGTAACTTCTAATCGCATGAAAAGTGAATTGGCAGATGTAATCAATAGTTTTAATGAATCACTATTAGCATTACAATTTCAAATGAATTATTTAGAACCAGACAGCATGATTCTTACAGATGCCTATGGCATTGATGAAATAGTTTTAAATGCTTCTGAAACCATGAATAATTTAAAAACTTCTGATCCCAATTCCCGCATTGAAAGTAAGATTATTCAAACTCAAATTTCATTAGCCAATGAATCTATAAGTCTTGAAAAATCCAGATATCAACCGAGTATAGGTGCTGAAGGTTCTTTGGGATTTTTACCTGCATCAGATTCTTTCGATGCATTATTTCAGTCTGAAAGATGGCAACCTTATGCCTACATTGGTTTAAATATGTACATACCTGTGTTTAATGGAATGGATGTGAAACGGGCGGTGGAACAAAGAACTATAGAGTCCATGCAAACAATGCATTCCTATACGCAATTTATAAATGAGTATGAGAATGAAAGGCAAACAACCTATTTCAAATTAAAAAAATCTGTGGAGCGATACAGCTTTGCAGAAATCAATTTAAGACTTGCAGAAAATAATATTGATTTATTGGAAGAAGCCTTTGTAAATGGTGTTGCAGATAATCAGGATATGATATTAGGTGAAAATGATTTGTATGAAAATCAAGCGAGATATTTTAATGAATTGCTTTTGCTTTTATTAAATGAAATTGAAGGAACAAAAGTGTTGGGCAATTTTAATTTCCGTGCAGGTATAAGATAA
- a CDS encoding MFS transporter: MLGWSVLTSSVAVMLVYFYQPPEETGLINLIPKIGVLGIVNAMSLIMISSRIWDAVIDPVIAWFSDRSKHKKGRRIVFMRWTLLPILIAGILLFVPATKFESMGNIWWLVFIQIIFNLFVSVYIIPYNAMLPELGHTSLEKLRLSTYQNFGFVLGWIIAAFGPGMFEYFRDELHVNPLRAFQFSIWINFFVAVIFMAITAFGINEKKYCIAHPAEGSLFKNLAPVLSNKSFLIYLVADFTYFISITTMGTGALYYVTVLLDLPESMATVMILVMVVGSWIWYPAVNWVAQRYSKKILIVMSLFAVSFLFLSIFYLGRFGLQHDMEAIILSALMSLPLALLGILPPVILAEITHLDSFKTKQNKEATYFAIRSLFIQFGQTLGIAVFTILIGIDNEHPTGKMLAQLFPNIPFEELGIRLSGVFGAGLCFVAAIIFMMFNEKKLNRGIVAMEKEMQIIQTID, encoded by the coding sequence ATGCTAGGCTGGAGTGTGCTTACAAGCTCGGTTGCTGTAATGTTGGTTTACTTCTATCAACCGCCGGAAGAAACAGGATTAATAAATCTTATTCCAAAAATCGGAGTGTTGGGAATTGTGAATGCAATGAGTTTGATAATGATTTCTTCCCGTATTTGGGATGCTGTTATTGATCCGGTAATTGCATGGTTTAGCGATCGCAGTAAACATAAAAAAGGAAGACGTATTGTTTTTATGCGCTGGACTTTATTACCGATTTTGATTGCAGGAATTCTGTTGTTTGTACCCGCAACTAAATTTGAAAGTATGGGTAATATTTGGTGGCTTGTTTTTATTCAAATCATTTTCAACCTGTTTGTCTCCGTTTATATTATTCCTTATAATGCCATGCTTCCTGAATTAGGACATACTAGTTTAGAAAAATTACGCTTGAGTACTTATCAGAATTTTGGATTTGTATTAGGTTGGATTATCGCTGCATTCGGCCCCGGCATGTTTGAATATTTCAGAGATGAATTACACGTAAATCCACTGCGGGCATTTCAATTTTCAATATGGATTAATTTTTTTGTTGCTGTTATTTTTATGGCAATAACTGCATTTGGAATTAATGAAAAGAAATATTGTATTGCACATCCTGCAGAGGGATCTTTATTTAAAAATCTGGCGCCTGTGCTCAGCAATAAAAGTTTCTTGATATACTTAGTTGCAGATTTTACATACTTTATTTCAATTACTACAATGGGCACGGGTGCATTGTATTATGTAACTGTATTACTAGATCTGCCCGAATCTATGGCAACAGTTATGATTTTAGTAATGGTTGTCGGTTCATGGATTTGGTATCCTGCAGTGAATTGGGTAGCACAACGCTATTCAAAAAAGATTTTAATAGTGATGTCGTTATTTGCAGTTAGCTTTTTATTTCTATCTATTTTCTATCTGGGTAGATTTGGGTTGCAACATGATATGGAAGCAATAATATTAAGTGCACTTATGAGTTTGCCTTTAGCATTGCTCGGTATATTACCACCAGTAATTTTAGCGGAGATAACTCATTTAGATTCGTTTAAAACAAAACAAAATAAAGAGGCTACCTACTTTGCAATTCGCAGTTTATTTATACAGTTTGGTCAAACATTGGGAATTGCAGTATTTACAATTTTAATTGGAATAGATAATGAACATCCCACAGGAAAAATGCTGGCGCAGTTGTTTCCCAATATTCCGTTTGAAGAATTAGGGATTCGATTATCCGGCGTTTTTGGTGCAGGGCTTTGTTTTGTTGCGGCTATAATTTTTATGATGTTCAATGAAAAAAAATTAAATCGGGGAATTGTTGCAATGGAAAAGGAAATGCAAATTATTCAAACGATTGATTAA
- the rpsF gene encoding 30S ribosomal protein S6, giving the protein MTQYETVVIFTPILSDEEFKRTADAYKDIIKANGGEIVHEEQWGLRQLAYAIKKKTTGIYLVLEYKGENNTVAKLELQFTRDENILRFMTIKLDKFSTDYNERKRRGEIGRKAEKKTKAVTESNE; this is encoded by the coding sequence ATGACTCAGTACGAAACCGTAGTAATATTCACTCCTATACTTAGCGATGAAGAATTTAAGCGCACAGCCGATGCTTATAAAGATATTATAAAAGCCAATGGCGGCGAAATAGTGCATGAAGAACAGTGGGGTTTACGCCAACTGGCTTATGCTATTAAAAAGAAAACCACAGGTATTTACCTTGTATTGGAATACAAAGGTGAGAACAATACGGTTGCAAAATTAGAATTGCAATTTACCCGTGATGAAAATATATTGAGATTCATGACCATCAAATTGGATAAATTCTCTACAGATTACAATGAGCGCAAGCGCCGTGGTGAAATTGGAAGAAAAGCAGAAAAGAAAACAAAAGCTGTAACTGAATCAAACGAATAA
- a CDS encoding AI-2E family transporter: MKALVENRRIVEVVIIILLLLLLLVSLFHIITPFIGVFAYVAILSVPLHGPFEKLVRLVGNRRKLAGFIYGFIAVCIIVIPFIFLTGFLADKVDIVIDWFKNAKENGVGPLPEWVSGIPVVGGKIAAFWTSVEANPAGTIQKYEPQILGFLTGFLSKGAGLIGAALEIVVAVIISAVVLTSGSKVLNPLHDLMRKLLGDPNGEEILDATGRAIKGVTVGALGTAIICAVAAWIGYAIVGLQFAVLFAIITFLLVLVQVGPLLVWLPVTFYVASLGNIGNTIFIAIYGVVVLLGIDNILKPILIGRSGKMPVLVLFLGVIGGMIAWGFTGMFKGAIILAIFYTLITKYLAKDNTKIEEVPELPQR; encoded by the coding sequence ATGAAAGCTTTAGTTGAAAACCGACGTATTGTCGAAGTGGTAATAATCATACTTTTATTATTACTTCTACTTGTTTCTTTGTTTCATATAATTACCCCGTTTATTGGTGTATTTGCGTATGTAGCTATTTTGAGTGTGCCGCTACACGGGCCATTTGAAAAGTTAGTGCGCTTAGTAGGTAATCGACGAAAACTTGCAGGATTTATTTACGGATTTATTGCAGTTTGCATTATTGTTATACCCTTTATTTTTCTCACTGGATTTTTAGCAGATAAAGTAGATATTGTAATTGATTGGTTTAAAAATGCAAAAGAAAATGGTGTGGGTCCATTGCCGGAATGGGTTTCCGGAATACCGGTGGTTGGTGGAAAGATTGCTGCATTTTGGACGTCTGTTGAAGCAAATCCTGCAGGTACAATTCAAAAATACGAACCACAAATTCTTGGATTTCTTACAGGCTTTTTATCTAAAGGTGCAGGTTTGATTGGAGCCGCTTTGGAAATAGTAGTCGCCGTTATAATTTCAGCCGTAGTATTAACAAGTGGTTCTAAAGTATTGAATCCCTTACATGATCTTATGCGCAAATTATTGGGTGATCCTAATGGAGAAGAGATATTAGATGCTACCGGCAGGGCTATTAAAGGTGTAACTGTTGGCGCTTTGGGTACAGCAATTATTTGTGCAGTGGCAGCATGGATTGGATATGCAATTGTAGGGTTACAATTTGCCGTGTTGTTTGCGATAATTACTTTTCTTTTAGTGCTAGTTCAGGTAGGTCCACTATTAGTTTGGTTACCTGTTACATTTTATGTTGCCAGTTTAGGCAATATTGGCAACACCATTTTTATTGCTATTTATGGCGTTGTAGTTTTATTGGGAATTGATAATATTCTTAAACCAATTCTTATAGGTAGAAGTGGAAAGATGCCCGTGCTCGTTTTATTTCTCGGTGTAATTGGCGGTATGATAGCATGGGGATTTACAGGGATGTTTAAAGGCGCAATTATCCTAGCTATATTCTATACTTTAATTACAAAATACTTGGCAAAGGATAATACTAAAATTGAGGAAGTACCGGAATTACCACAGAGATAG
- a CDS encoding polysaccharide deacetylase family protein: MQIRKTFIQLFGAPASIIPLSPLISITGQRLIVPVYHVITDEYLPHIKNLYNYKNSAVFESDLDFILKHYKPVDVQSVIAHVNKTKEIIGNAFLLTFDDGLREFHDVIAPILLRKGIPAVCFCNTDFIDNRDLFFRYKVSLLIDQISKNKKVLQQPEIKAWFQINFNADVTHFKSALLGMRYSEKSFLDNLASEIDLDINAFLQNNQPYLTSEQISSLQSKGFAFGAHSKDHPEYRFISIEEQVEQTTSSLEVMQKKYNASESLFAFPFTDYGVTKLFFDKIAAMENSPTLTFGCAGLKQDCIANNLQRIPLEIANKSAEEILTTEYIYFIAKSCINKNRITRD; the protein is encoded by the coding sequence ATGCAGATACGTAAAACTTTTATCCAGCTGTTTGGTGCCCCCGCATCCATTATTCCTCTCTCACCTTTAATTTCTATTACAGGACAGCGGCTGATTGTTCCGGTATATCATGTGATAACGGATGAGTATTTGCCCCATATAAAAAATCTATATAACTATAAAAATAGTGCAGTCTTTGAAAGCGATTTGGATTTTATTTTAAAACATTACAAACCGGTGGATGTGCAATCAGTAATAGCGCATGTAAATAAAACCAAAGAAATAATTGGCAACGCATTTTTATTGACTTTTGATGATGGCTTGCGTGAATTTCATGATGTGATAGCTCCAATCCTTTTGCGCAAAGGAATTCCTGCAGTTTGTTTTTGCAATACAGATTTTATTGATAACAGAGATTTGTTTTTCCGCTATAAAGTAAGTTTACTGATTGATCAAATTTCTAAGAATAAAAAAGTATTACAACAACCGGAAATTAAAGCATGGTTTCAAATAAATTTTAATGCCGATGTTACACATTTTAAATCTGCATTATTAGGAATGCGATATTCTGAAAAATCATTTTTGGATAATTTGGCAAGTGAAATAGATTTAGATATAAATGCATTTCTTCAAAATAATCAACCGTATTTAACATCAGAGCAAATAAGCAGTTTACAAAGCAAAGGTTTTGCGTTTGGTGCGCATAGTAAGGATCATCCGGAATATAGATTTATATCCATAGAAGAACAAGTAGAACAAACTACTTCTAGCTTAGAGGTAATGCAAAAAAAATATAATGCATCAGAATCTTTATTCGCATTTCCATTTACAGATTATGGGGTAACAAAATTATTTTTTGATAAAATTGCCGCAATGGAAAATTCACCAACACTTACTTTTGGTTGTGCCGGATTAAAGCAGGATTGTATTGCTAATAATTTGCAACGCATTCCATTAGAAATTGCAAACAAAAGTGCGGAAGAAATACTGACAACAGAATACATATATTTCATTGCAAAATCATGCATCAATAAAAACAGAATAACAAGGGATTGA
- a CDS encoding 50S ribosomal protein L9, with the protein MEVILLKDVEKLGDANTLVKVKDGYGRNYLLPNKLAMIANEGNLNMLKERQRQTDKKEQKILVQIQGMMDRFKETVIKVGAKVGQSDKIFGSVTNVQLAEAIKKQLGVEIDRKKIQVPEDVKTLGTYTATINLQKDSKVDVQFEVVEE; encoded by the coding sequence ATGGAAGTAATACTATTAAAGGATGTAGAAAAACTGGGCGATGCAAATACCCTGGTTAAAGTGAAAGACGGATATGGCAGGAATTACCTGTTACCTAACAAATTAGCCATGATTGCAAATGAGGGCAATTTGAATATGTTGAAAGAACGTCAACGTCAAACCGACAAAAAAGAACAAAAGATATTAGTTCAAATTCAGGGCATGATGGACCGCTTTAAAGAAACTGTAATTAAAGTGGGTGCTAAAGTGGGCCAGAGTGATAAAATATTTGGAAGCGTAACCAATGTACAATTAGCCGAAGCAATTAAAAAACAACTTGGTGTTGAGATTGACCGCAAAAAAATACAAGTACCTGAAGATGTAAAAACTCTTGGAACTTACACCGCAACGATTAATCTTCAAAAGGATTCTAAAGTGGATGTACAGTTTGAAGTAGTGGAAGAATAA
- the purE gene encoding 5-(carboxyamino)imidazole ribonucleotide mutase produces MSKTTGTTKKPLVGIIMGSDSDLTVMQQAADILAEFGIAFEMDIVSAHRTPKKMFDYASKAHTRGIQVIIAGAGGAAHLPGMVASISPLPVIGVPIKSSNSMDGWDSILSILQMPNGVPVATVALNAAMNAGILAAQIIGSSNDVIQKKILNYKEALGKKVEEKSKKIKM; encoded by the coding sequence ATGAGCAAAACAACAGGCACTACAAAAAAACCTTTAGTGGGAATTATTATGGGAAGCGATTCTGATTTAACTGTTATGCAACAAGCAGCAGATATACTCGCAGAATTTGGTATTGCTTTCGAAATGGATATTGTTTCTGCGCATCGCACTCCAAAAAAAATGTTTGACTATGCATCCAAAGCACATACTCGAGGAATACAAGTAATTATTGCCGGTGCCGGTGGTGCAGCGCATTTGCCGGGGATGGTTGCCAGCATTAGTCCATTGCCGGTTATTGGTGTTCCAATAAAATCCTCAAATTCAATGGATGGTTGGGATTCTATACTTTCAATATTACAAATGCCCAATGGTGTTCCTGTTGCAACAGTAGCATTAAATGCTGCTATGAATGCAGGAATACTTGCTGCACAAATTATCGGAAGCAGCAATGATGTAATTCAAAAAAAGATTTTGAATTACAAAGAAGCATTAGGTAAAAAAGTAGAAGAAAAATCTAAGAAAATAAAAATGTGA
- a CDS encoding GNAT family N-acetyltransferase, with product MEIKFLNKITLQEFIESDQFNRMPVIPISKHRAISHINNPANTPEDILLFLAFINNEMVGYLGVLADDILLGANNKMHCGWMSCIWVSEQHRGKKIAQQLLAASFKTWDNKLIATEFTLPAKVLYEKTNHFAEMKILNGVRLYLRSDLKYILNKKGGWLQKLKPFWTIADSIINFVGDIRFRNIPALPNNFQVNIGNEISEEASAFINKQNQYNLFQRNADALQWMLQYPWIIRPHEGDDQTSRYHFTATDKSFDFIPVEVKDIEGNICAFILFAKRSNNLTLPYCFFTCNADIVVSIIQHYMKVLAINTFTVYHASIAEKLKQQPMQVLWKKEVKRSYFISKELFQQLTLKELHLQDGDGDCAFT from the coding sequence ATGGAAATTAAATTTTTAAATAAAATCACTTTACAAGAATTTATTGAATCTGATCAGTTTAATAGGATGCCTGTAATTCCTATTTCAAAACATCGTGCAATTTCACATATTAACAATCCTGCAAATACACCCGAAGATATTTTATTATTTCTTGCTTTTATAAATAATGAAATGGTGGGTTATCTTGGAGTGCTGGCAGATGATATTCTATTAGGTGCAAATAATAAAATGCATTGTGGTTGGATGAGTTGTATCTGGGTTTCAGAACAACATCGTGGAAAAAAAATTGCGCAACAATTATTAGCAGCAAGTTTCAAAACCTGGGATAATAAATTAATTGCCACTGAATTTACATTACCCGCCAAAGTATTGTATGAAAAAACAAATCATTTTGCTGAGATGAAAATTTTAAACGGTGTACGTTTATATTTAAGAAGTGATTTAAAGTATATACTTAATAAAAAGGGTGGTTGGTTGCAAAAATTAAAACCATTTTGGACCATCGCTGATTCTATAATTAATTTTGTTGGAGATATACGTTTTAGAAATATTCCTGCCTTGCCAAATAATTTTCAAGTAAACATTGGCAATGAAATTTCTGAAGAAGCATCTGCATTTATCAATAAACAAAATCAATACAACCTATTTCAGCGCAATGCAGATGCATTACAATGGATGTTGCAATACCCATGGATAATTAGACCCCATGAAGGTGATGACCAAACAAGCCGTTATCATTTTACAGCCACAGATAAAAGTTTTGATTTTATTCCTGTTGAAGTCAAGGATATAGAAGGGAATATTTGTGCTTTTATATTATTTGCAAAAAGATCAAACAACCTTACTTTGCCTTATTGTTTTTTTACTTGTAATGCAGATATTGTGGTAAGTATCATTCAGCATTACATGAAAGTTTTAGCTATTAATACATTCACTGTTTATCATGCGTCTATTGCTGAAAAGTTAAAACAGCAGCCAATGCAAGTACTTTGGAAAAAGGAAGTGAAAAGGAGCTATTTTATTTCGAAAGAATTATTTCAACAACTGACTTTGAAAGAATTACATTTGCAGGATGGAGATGGTGATTGTGCATTTACTTAA
- a CDS encoding 5-(carboxyamino)imidazole ribonucleotide synthase: MQTVKTGDLKLGILGGGQLGKMLIEAASNWNIQCYVLDPDAECSCAHLAFHFTCGSFKDYETVYAFGQKVDKITIEIEHVNVEALQQLKEEGKIIYPDPEVLKIIQDKGKQKLFYEDNELPTAFFQVLEDKQEIIDLVHEGKINLPFVQKSCRSGYDGKGVQVIRNESDLDNLLDGESVIEDLIDFEKELAVIVARDHNGNVTVFPAVEMEFHPTANLVEFLFAPANIREQHAHMAEVIATETIRAFNVVGILAVEMFLTRDGEVLINEVAPRPHNSGHHTIEANFTSQYEQLLRCIFDLPLGSTAMRSPAVMVNLLGEDNYMGTAIYSGLPECLALEGVYVHLYGKKVTKPFRKMGHVTIINNEMEVAKELARFVKDNLKIIA; the protein is encoded by the coding sequence ATGCAAACCGTAAAGACAGGCGATTTAAAACTGGGAATTCTGGGTGGAGGGCAATTAGGCAAAATGCTGATTGAAGCCGCCAGCAACTGGAATATCCAATGTTATGTGCTGGATCCGGACGCAGAATGTTCTTGTGCACATTTAGCTTTTCATTTTACTTGTGGCAGTTTTAAAGACTATGAAACAGTTTATGCCTTTGGTCAAAAGGTTGATAAAATTACCATTGAGATAGAGCATGTGAATGTGGAGGCATTGCAACAATTAAAAGAAGAAGGAAAAATTATTTATCCCGATCCGGAGGTTTTAAAAATTATTCAGGATAAAGGCAAGCAGAAATTATTTTATGAAGACAATGAATTGCCAACTGCTTTTTTTCAGGTATTAGAAGACAAACAAGAAATAATAGATCTGGTGCATGAGGGAAAAATAAATTTGCCCTTTGTTCAGAAATCTTGTAGGTCGGGATATGATGGAAAAGGCGTGCAGGTAATTCGCAATGAATCTGATCTTGATAATCTGTTGGATGGTGAAAGTGTGATAGAAGATTTAATTGATTTTGAAAAAGAACTTGCTGTAATTGTTGCTAGAGATCACAATGGAAATGTAACAGTATTTCCAGCGGTGGAAATGGAATTTCATCCAACTGCAAATCTTGTTGAATTTTTATTTGCACCGGCGAATATTAGAGAACAACATGCGCACATGGCAGAAGTAATTGCTACTGAAACTATCCGTGCATTTAATGTAGTGGGAATTCTTGCAGTAGAAATGTTTTTAACTCGTGATGGTGAAGTATTGATTAATGAAGTAGCTCCTCGTCCACATAATAGCGGTCATCATACTATCGAAGCGAATTTCACTTCACAGTATGAACAATTATTGCGCTGCATTTTTGATTTGCCACTTGGAAGCACAGCAATGCGCTCGCCGGCGGTTATGGTGAATTTATTGGGTGAGGATAATTATATGGGCACTGCAATTTATTCAGGCTTACCGGAATGTCTTGCACTTGAAGGTGTGTATGTACATCTCTATGGAAAAAAAGTAACAAAACCATTTCGGAAAATGGGACATGTTACAATTATTAATAATGAAATGGAAGTAGCAAAAGAATTAGCAAGATTTGTAAAAGACAATTTAAAAATTATTGCATGA
- a CDS encoding ABC transporter permease codes for MSLLENIFVALRSIKGNLLRTALTVTIIAFGLMALLAILTSIEALKSSINKNFATLGANSFSIRNSGEIDGGDMSDNNKERPEISKREAELFQEKYEYPAIVSISYIPFNGFAKLKAGDKETNPNVTVMAVDDNYISISGYEIGFGRWFTSGEVDYAARTVVLGSDVVTKLFGEVDPTGKGITIQNQPFRIIGTFKGKGNSMMSSDNIVFIPVNTSRSLFPANETSYVITVGVNEVIDLEPAIGAATGAMRQVRKLNVRESNDFSIMKSDSIVNIVLQNISYVTIGAIIIGMITLLGAAIGLMNIMLVQVNERTREIGISMALGATGAVIKMQFLIEAITICLIGGALGILLGVLSGNAVASFFDVSFFIPWVWVFAGLVLTFITGLAAGYYPSVKASKLDPIEALRYE; via the coding sequence GTGAGCTTACTTGAAAATATATTCGTTGCACTGCGATCAATAAAAGGAAATTTATTACGCACTGCGCTTACCGTAACTATTATTGCTTTTGGATTAATGGCATTGCTTGCAATTCTGACATCTATCGAAGCATTGAAGTCCAGCATCAATAAAAATTTTGCAACGTTGGGAGCCAATTCATTTAGTATTCGCAATAGCGGTGAAATTGATGGTGGTGATATGAGTGATAACAATAAAGAAAGACCGGAGATTAGTAAAAGAGAAGCAGAATTATTTCAGGAAAAATATGAATATCCTGCAATTGTATCTATTAGTTATATACCCTTCAATGGTTTTGCAAAATTAAAAGCAGGAGATAAAGAAACAAATCCGAATGTAACAGTAATGGCAGTGGATGATAATTATATAAGTATCAGTGGTTATGAAATTGGATTTGGCAGATGGTTTACTTCGGGTGAAGTAGATTATGCTGCACGCACAGTTGTACTCGGCAGCGATGTGGTCACGAAATTATTTGGAGAGGTAGATCCTACGGGAAAAGGAATCACAATTCAAAATCAACCCTTCCGCATTATAGGCACTTTTAAAGGAAAAGGAAATAGCATGATGTCGTCGGATAACATTGTATTTATCCCGGTAAATACTTCCAGGTCTTTATTTCCTGCCAATGAAACCAGTTATGTAATTACAGTAGGGGTGAATGAAGTAATTGATTTGGAACCTGCTATAGGTGCAGCTACAGGCGCTATGCGACAAGTGCGCAAATTAAATGTGCGTGAGAGCAATGATTTCAGTATTATGAAAAGCGATAGCATTGTAAATATCGTTTTGCAAAATATTTCTTATGTAACTATCGGTGCAATTATTATCGGCATGATTACTTTATTAGGTGCCGCCATCGGATTGATGAATATTATGTTAGTTCAGGTAAATGAACGCACCCGGGAAATAGGTATTAGCATGGCTTTAGGTGCAACAGGTGCAGTTATTAAAATGCAATTTTTAATCGAAGCAATTACAATCTGTTTAATAGGGGGTGCATTGGGAATTTTATTGGGGGTGCTTTCTGGTAATGCAGTCGCTTCGTTTTTCGATGTAAGTTTTTTCATTCCTTGGGTTTGGGTGTTTGCCGGCTTGGTACTCACTTTTATCACCGGACTTGCTGCCGGATATTATCCTTCTGTGAAAGCATCTAAGCTAGATCCGATAGAGGCATTGCGATACGAATAA